From a region of the Pseudomonadaceae bacterium SI-3 genome:
- a CDS encoding tRNA adenosine(34) deaminase TadA, producing MKKPVIIDRSRDDEFMREALSLAAEGARLGEVPVGAVVVKDGKVIGRGFNCPISTHDPSAHAEMVAIRDAAASLENYRLPGSTLYVTLEPCSMCAGLIVHSRIQRVVYGATEPKAGVAVSRGEFFSQHFLNHRVLIEGGVSADACSQVLSEFFKGRRLKTQGGEAVQGSLEG from the coding sequence ATGAAAAAGCCGGTGATCATTGATCGTTCTCGCGATGATGAGTTCATGCGCGAGGCGTTGTCGCTTGCGGCCGAAGGCGCAAGGCTAGGGGAGGTGCCGGTCGGTGCGGTGGTCGTAAAGGATGGCAAGGTTATCGGCCGCGGTTTCAATTGTCCGATCTCCACTCACGACCCCAGTGCTCACGCTGAGATGGTCGCTATTCGCGATGCAGCGGCGAGCCTGGAAAACTATCGGTTGCCGGGCAGCACGCTGTACGTGACGCTGGAGCCTTGCAGCATGTGCGCAGGCTTGATCGTCCACTCGCGTATTCAGCGGGTGGTGTATGGCGCCACGGAGCCCAAGGCTGGCGTTGCGGTCAGTCGCGGAGAGTTCTTTTCGCAGCATTTCCTCAACCACCGCGTATTAATCGAGGGCGGGGTGAGCGCGGACGCGTGCAGCCAGGTGCTGAGCGAGTTCTTCAAGGGGCGCCGCCTCAAGACACAAGGTGGCGAGGCGGTGCAAGGATCGTTGGAGGGCTAA
- a CDS encoding copper oxidase, whose translation MTFTRRKVLSGLAGLAALGVAGGGARYWLGRPADPVTHDYELIAAPAEIELIAGTKTPAWCYGGQAPGVELRARQGEWLRVRFTNHLPEPTTIHWHGIRLPLNMDGVPYVSQLPVLPGESFDYLFQVPDAGSFWYHPHTSSAEQLGRGLVGPLIVEEREPSGFRHERTLSLKNWHVDKQGHFTDFSVPREAARGGTPGVLSTINGEHAPTLELPAGQVVRLRIINLTNTVTYRLNLPGGSARIYAIDGNPIAPRPLGKAYWLGPGMRIDLALKVPPAGEQLSLRNGPLRLATLSSIATTEDEGNWPAPLPANPIAEPDLQRAETLRFNFEWAGTLSSDAAQGDAFTFWQINGQAWDINDKTCADRPIATLKKNGHYIFELRNLSQYQHPIHLHGMTFKVISSNRKRIDPWYTDTYLLGKNETARIALVADNPGVWMFHCHVIDHMETGLMAAIEVV comes from the coding sequence ATGACTTTTACCCGAAGGAAAGTGCTGTCCGGGTTAGCTGGGCTAGCGGCGTTGGGCGTTGCCGGTGGCGGAGCACGCTATTGGCTTGGGCGTCCCGCTGATCCCGTGACCCATGATTACGAGCTGATCGCAGCTCCAGCTGAGATCGAGTTGATCGCCGGCACCAAGACCCCAGCATGGTGCTACGGTGGGCAGGCGCCGGGCGTCGAACTGCGCGCCAGACAGGGGGAGTGGTTGCGGGTGCGCTTCACCAATCACCTGCCGGAGCCCACCACTATCCATTGGCATGGCATCCGCCTGCCGCTGAATATGGATGGGGTTCCTTATGTTTCCCAGCTGCCTGTCTTGCCTGGCGAGTCGTTCGATTATTTGTTTCAAGTGCCGGACGCGGGTAGTTTCTGGTATCACCCACACACGTCGAGCGCCGAGCAGCTGGGGCGCGGCCTGGTAGGGCCGTTGATTGTCGAGGAGCGCGAGCCGAGCGGTTTTCGCCATGAGCGAACGCTAAGCCTTAAGAACTGGCATGTCGACAAGCAGGGACACTTCACCGATTTCAGCGTACCGCGAGAAGCTGCCCGAGGAGGAACACCTGGCGTATTGTCGACCATCAATGGGGAGCACGCGCCAACCCTTGAACTGCCGGCGGGCCAAGTGGTGCGTTTGCGCATCATCAATCTCACCAACACCGTCACCTACCGGCTGAACCTGCCGGGTGGTAGTGCGCGTATCTATGCAATCGATGGCAACCCGATCGCGCCGCGGCCTCTGGGGAAAGCCTATTGGCTGGGGCCGGGAATGCGCATCGATCTGGCCTTGAAAGTGCCGCCTGCTGGCGAGCAGCTATCCTTGCGCAATGGCCCATTGAGGCTGGCTACGCTCTCATCGATCGCCACGACAGAAGACGAGGGTAACTGGCCGGCACCGCTGCCAGCCAACCCAATCGCTGAACCGGACCTGCAGCGGGCCGAAACGCTGCGCTTCAACTTCGAGTGGGCCGGCACGTTGTCCAGCGACGCGGCGCAGGGCGACGCGTTCACGTTCTGGCAGATCAATGGTCAGGCTTGGGACATCAATGACAAGACCTGTGCGGATCGGCCCATTGCCACGTTGAAGAAAAACGGTCATTACATATTCGAGCTGCGCAACCTCAGCCAATATCAGCACCCGATTCATCTACACGGTATGACCTTCAAGGTCATCTCGTCTAACCGCAAACGAATCGATCCCTGGTATACCGACACTTACTTGCTCGGCAAGAACGAGACGGCCCGAATTGCGCTGGTGGCGGATAATCCTGGTGTATGGATGTTCCACTGTCATGTGATCGATCACATGGAAACCGGGCTGATGGCGGCGATTGAAGTGGTTTGA